A single region of the Candidatus Melainabacteria bacterium genome encodes:
- a CDS encoding TolC family protein — translation MGRSGKGDGCFVEAMTPKILLSRLAISLTFVLVCCHGSARASEDFPAEGAYPRTLTAEPAPRQSPDSGVSYGAHHKLTLQECFDRADANNKEIQIAASKLSVAQASIVIAKAIPNPIYNMTYGWGPSWDYIVAGNNQQVGLTEEIQVAGRRTKKANVASANYFQTALQLEATRFDIHNRVRRAYANLAASTSFERLVRFQRKIANDLVKVADNGNDPHSAKVLQAQLIVMQFELQANAAKSRLVQDSAQLKLLMGETPRTEEVLDIADNDIFALSAAKDKIVPAPERGLPELEKLLPSAWFSRNDLRAAIQQAYSNRKALTLAKTQRIPDPQIGANFLFSAYNRQQLQDFDPSGSRFSGDPLDRVPQQPAFLLTLSEETPLYYQYQGQIEQAKINWEHQLKQNDAQRAQIANDIVASYENLLFARRSIEKFQADLLPESFRVAKLSQQAFKSGTADFGTTILAQHQYQQVRAAYFNSVVAYQNAWADLEKAVGVPLKL, via the coding sequence ATGGGCCGATCTGGAAAGGGCGATGGGTGTTTCGTTGAAGCTATGACACCGAAGATTCTTCTCAGCCGGCTGGCAATTTCCCTTACTTTCGTGCTCGTTTGCTGTCATGGCTCCGCCCGTGCTTCAGAGGATTTTCCTGCTGAGGGTGCATATCCGCGCACTTTGACGGCTGAACCCGCGCCCCGCCAGTCGCCCGATAGTGGTGTCAGCTACGGTGCGCATCATAAACTTACTTTGCAGGAATGTTTTGATCGCGCTGATGCGAACAACAAAGAAATTCAGATTGCGGCCTCAAAGCTTTCAGTAGCGCAGGCATCTATCGTCATTGCAAAGGCGATTCCCAATCCGATATACAACATGACCTATGGATGGGGACCGTCCTGGGATTACATCGTTGCGGGCAATAACCAACAAGTCGGACTAACCGAGGAGATTCAAGTCGCCGGGCGTCGCACGAAAAAGGCTAATGTCGCATCAGCTAATTATTTCCAAACCGCATTGCAGTTGGAGGCGACCCGATTTGATATTCATAATCGTGTTCGCCGTGCTTATGCCAATCTTGCGGCGTCTACATCATTCGAACGACTGGTTCGTTTTCAGAGAAAGATTGCAAATGATCTGGTGAAGGTCGCCGACAATGGAAATGATCCGCACTCGGCAAAAGTATTGCAGGCGCAGCTCATAGTTATGCAGTTCGAATTACAAGCCAACGCTGCTAAAAGCAGGCTGGTTCAAGATTCTGCCCAACTGAAACTGTTGATGGGCGAAACGCCGCGCACCGAAGAAGTTCTCGATATTGCAGATAATGATATCTTCGCTCTTTCGGCGGCGAAGGACAAAATTGTGCCTGCACCGGAGCGCGGCTTGCCCGAATTGGAAAAGCTGCTCCCTTCTGCCTGGTTCTCTCGCAATGATTTGAGGGCGGCAATTCAGCAAGCGTACAGTAATCGGAAAGCCCTGACGTTGGCGAAAACACAGCGCATTCCAGATCCGCAGATCGGGGCCAATTTTCTCTTCTCCGCCTATAACCGTCAGCAATTGCAAGACTTCGATCCGTCAGGGTCCAGGTTCTCCGGTGATCCGCTCGATCGCGTGCCGCAGCAGCCTGCTTTTCTTCTGACGCTCTCTGAAGAGACACCTCTCTACTATCAGTATCAAGGGCAGATCGAACAAGCGAAAATAAATTGGGAGCATCAACTAAAGCAGAACGATGCGCAGAGAGCTCAGATCGCCAACGATATAGTGGCATCATATGAGAACTTGCTGTTCGCTCGCCGAAGCATCGAGAAGTTCCAGGCTGATTTGCTTCCTGAATCTTTCCGCGTGGCGAAGTTGTCGCAGCAGGCATTCAAAAGCGGCACTGCGGATTTCGGAACGACCATTCTCGCCCAGCATCAATATCAGCAAGTGCGGGCTGCATATTTCAATAGCGTTGTTGCTTATCAAAATGCCTGGGCTGATCTCGAGAAGGCAGTGGGAGTCCCATTGAAACTATGA
- a CDS encoding TolC family protein, translating into MSKCHSCLWLTAINSSLIFLLSIPASAQDVPATPSRTLSLSASFDRAVSFNKEAIAAKTNVDLARSAIKIAGALPNPRFNFQYGWGPAFQVIIAGNPQQIGLQHQIRTAGTRTKSIEFARASYHVSELQYAATMFDIHNRVRRAYAELAAAEAFAELIESERKVAVELLRTTEKRLAEGKVTQSDLFQAQLGVLQFDTQRFQAQARLQVASAALSLIIGEVPAAVEVIDVDDNGLFKLSTRQTELVPSPEQPLPSLDELLPAAQESRLDLKATIQQKFADRRGLSLARSQRIPDLYLDMGYQFTTFRKTQPYNLFPGRVPNSPGCYINASFEVPIFYQHQGETSQAKEVYLQDQEQVEQLQYQVAADVVSAYEAVSVTRATIKKYQRDLLPAAAKVARLARRNYEDGKSDLSGAIIAKQQYQQILSAYFDAVLNYQTAWADLERAMGVSLKL; encoded by the coding sequence ATGAGCAAATGCCATAGCTGTCTGTGGCTTACGGCGATCAATTCTTCTTTGATTTTTTTACTATCCATTCCTGCATCTGCCCAGGATGTGCCTGCCACCCCATCTAGAACCCTGTCTCTGAGCGCTTCTTTTGACAGAGCTGTGTCTTTCAATAAAGAGGCAATTGCAGCCAAGACAAATGTCGACCTGGCTCGCTCCGCAATCAAAATCGCGGGTGCGCTGCCGAACCCCCGATTCAATTTCCAGTATGGATGGGGACCCGCATTTCAAGTCATAATCGCCGGTAATCCGCAGCAGATTGGTTTGCAGCATCAAATCAGAACAGCAGGAACGCGCACCAAGTCGATTGAATTTGCTCGTGCCAGTTATCATGTTTCAGAATTGCAATACGCTGCAACCATGTTCGATATTCACAATCGGGTGCGCCGAGCCTATGCGGAACTGGCTGCCGCTGAAGCTTTCGCTGAATTAATAGAGTCTGAACGCAAAGTGGCTGTTGAACTTCTAAGGACAACCGAGAAGCGTCTGGCTGAGGGAAAGGTTACTCAGTCAGATTTGTTTCAGGCACAGCTTGGTGTTCTGCAGTTCGATACGCAACGATTCCAGGCGCAAGCACGATTGCAGGTTGCCTCAGCTGCTTTGTCTTTGATTATTGGAGAGGTGCCTGCTGCAGTTGAAGTAATAGATGTTGATGATAATGGACTGTTCAAGCTTTCGACCAGGCAAACCGAACTGGTGCCGTCTCCGGAGCAGCCGTTGCCGTCTCTGGATGAGCTACTGCCCGCCGCGCAGGAATCTCGGCTTGATCTGAAGGCGACTATTCAGCAGAAATTTGCCGATCGCCGCGGGCTCTCACTGGCTCGTTCTCAGCGCATTCCGGATTTGTATTTAGATATGGGATATCAGTTCACTACTTTTAGAAAGACCCAGCCGTATAACCTTTTCCCTGGCAGGGTGCCGAATTCTCCGGGGTGTTACATCAATGCCTCTTTTGAAGTTCCTATCTTCTATCAGCATCAGGGGGAAACATCTCAGGCTAAGGAAGTGTATTTGCAAGACCAGGAGCAGGTTGAGCAGCTTCAATATCAAGTTGCAGCAGATGTGGTTTCTGCCTATGAAGCGGTCTCAGTGACGCGAGCAACAATCAAAAAATACCAGAGAGATTTATTGCCTGCGGCAGCAAAAGTGGCTCGGCTGGCTCGCCGTAACTATGAAGATGGGAAGTCTGATTTGTCTGGAGCGATCATAGCTAAGCAGCAATACCAGCAGATCCTTTCGGCGTATTTCGATGCTGTATTGAATTATCAAACAGCATGGGCCGATCTGGAAAGGGCGATGGGTGTTTCGTTGAAGCTATGA
- a CDS encoding LytR family transcriptional regulator — translation MRKVGWVVIVGLLAIIAWLVLSPSGPINTNGRHINFSNMPKIQVPGVSIATITQPETILFMGTDVVYDGSGRHLHADKVALNGRSDTMMLVFLNPPNNKVSVLHIPRDTEAAIGKYGVQKINSANAIGGPEYAKTAVTQLLGVPIDHYVVMNIQALTHLVNELGGITVEVPKKMAYMDWTAKLKIDLEPGVHTLTGNQAMGFVRFRHDELGDIGRVQRQQMFLHAVSRKMLDPRSWVHVPALLGIAQKNIDTDMTQMQLIEALNFAHGVPKENIRFVMLPGEFSPNGDWVTGYEAKNVAARLANPDIEVPVSRKNLSICVQNATTDPQFGWKVAQALRKLGYVCNLGKDDRSPVYTKSRIIAQNGSIADAKMLQKDLGDIGQIMNASIGNLTTSITLVAFDDINLDKISMSSEDAPYLPPPPRPQSLMTTVAHSHTRHNKRNAMNTADLETTDLSPVPIEDSQTFDVPHERGPVSEPVETAPSKTNDAVEARQSVDTPSKPYTPYSAPSQTPAVAPQPVTTPAPTPTPTTTPDPDKSPE, via the coding sequence TTGAGAAAAGTAGGCTGGGTGGTGATTGTCGGACTGCTTGCCATCATTGCGTGGCTGGTTTTATCGCCGTCAGGTCCGATCAATACAAACGGGCGGCATATCAACTTCTCGAACATGCCCAAAATTCAGGTGCCGGGGGTTTCGATTGCCACCATCACGCAACCTGAGACGATTTTGTTTATGGGCACCGACGTGGTCTACGACGGCTCCGGCCGGCATTTGCACGCAGACAAAGTGGCGTTGAACGGTCGGTCTGACACGATGATGCTGGTTTTCTTGAACCCGCCCAACAACAAGGTTTCCGTTCTGCATATTCCGAGAGATACTGAAGCCGCCATCGGCAAGTATGGTGTGCAGAAGATCAATTCTGCCAACGCAATCGGCGGACCGGAGTATGCAAAAACGGCTGTCACGCAGCTTCTCGGCGTTCCTATCGATCACTATGTGGTGATGAATATTCAGGCTCTCACCCATCTGGTGAATGAGCTGGGTGGTATCACCGTAGAAGTGCCAAAAAAAATGGCGTACATGGACTGGACTGCGAAGCTCAAGATTGACCTGGAGCCTGGCGTTCATACACTCACTGGAAATCAGGCGATGGGCTTCGTCCGATTCCGTCATGATGAACTCGGTGATATTGGGCGCGTACAGAGACAACAGATGTTCTTGCATGCCGTCAGTCGGAAGATGCTCGATCCCCGCTCGTGGGTGCACGTTCCAGCTTTGCTCGGAATTGCGCAGAAGAATATCGATACTGATATGACTCAGATGCAACTGATTGAGGCACTGAATTTTGCCCATGGCGTTCCCAAAGAGAACATCAGATTCGTTATGTTACCAGGTGAGTTCTCGCCCAACGGTGACTGGGTTACAGGCTATGAGGCAAAGAACGTTGCTGCCCGTTTGGCCAACCCCGATATAGAGGTGCCGGTCAGCAGAAAAAATCTCTCTATCTGTGTTCAGAATGCCACCACTGACCCGCAGTTTGGTTGGAAGGTAGCACAAGCTCTTCGTAAGCTCGGATATGTCTGCAATCTGGGTAAAGACGACCGTTCGCCTGTTTACACCAAGTCAAGAATCATCGCTCAAAACGGCAGCATTGCCGATGCGAAGATGCTGCAAAAGGATCTTGGCGACATCGGTCAAATCATGAATGCATCGATCGGCAATCTCACGACATCCATTACGCTGGTAGCATTCGACGATATCAACCTGGACAAAATTTCAATGTCCAGTGAGGATGCACCATATTTGCCACCGCCACCGCGTCCGCAATCGTTGATGACAACTGTTGCCCATTCGCATACCAGGCACAACAAGCGCAATGCGATGAACACTGCAGATCTGGAGACCACGGATCTTTCACCTGTGCCGATTGAAGACAGTCAGACCTTTGACGTGCCACACGAACGCGGACCTGTCTCTGAACCGGTAGAAACTGCACCGTCTAAAACTAACGATGCCGTCGAAGCAAGGCAATCTGTCGATACGCCGTCGAAGCCCTATACGCCTTATTCCGCTCCATCGCAAACGCCCGCGGTTGCGCCTCAGCCAGTGACGACACCTGCACCAACACCGACACCAACGACCACACCAGATCCTGATAAATCGCCTGAGTAG
- a CDS encoding tetratricopeptide repeat protein yields MPSGDTERELRQVAESLVLAERMFRKGRIAEAEPMYERSLAMLLRTYAEAHPDIDACLLRLGDIYFAREKFAQSLSTYSRLHGLRSRMLSIHHADTIAISFKIAKSQEQLERFDEAARTYEEAISLGEQWLPAGFPLIGSMMESYAILLRKYMNQPRVASEVDQRAKEYRKKYTGKKTVQQAWQIKATPTPTPTLAPALAPTPPQAPTPPQAPTPNPTRAPAPALTPAPALTPAPAPSPTRTPDPNPTLAPDPAPRLSIQQSAPPLDPGTVTSKFDSDSATAADTVLKSAAKPSPDFEKEAARDDVSHDDDEYDDDYDEDDDEDYEDERPAPKNYLLIAFIVFAAVVVPSFVGWIVMTRHPQIELAQPTSQPASIGGTTMPVTNMPGGDATNNRPPADSQPADTNRSQDFAPVEKRAAPIIPDSR; encoded by the coding sequence ATGCCTTCGGGAGATACAGAAAGAGAATTGCGGCAGGTGGCTGAGTCACTTGTGCTTGCTGAGCGTATGTTTCGGAAGGGGCGAATTGCAGAAGCCGAGCCAATGTACGAGCGGTCGTTGGCAATGTTGCTTCGCACCTATGCGGAGGCGCATCCAGATATAGATGCCTGCTTGCTGCGATTGGGTGACATCTATTTTGCCCGCGAGAAGTTTGCTCAGTCCTTGAGCACATACAGTCGATTGCATGGTCTGCGCAGTCGCATGCTCAGTATTCATCATGCCGATACGATTGCCATTTCATTTAAGATCGCGAAGAGTCAGGAGCAGTTGGAGCGCTTTGACGAAGCGGCGCGGACCTACGAAGAAGCAATCTCGCTTGGGGAGCAGTGGTTGCCGGCTGGTTTTCCTCTGATTGGAAGCATGATGGAGAGCTATGCGATTCTTTTGCGCAAGTACATGAATCAGCCTCGTGTCGCCTCTGAAGTTGACCAGAGGGCTAAGGAGTACAGGAAAAAATACACTGGCAAGAAAACTGTGCAACAGGCATGGCAGATCAAAGCTACCCCTACCCCTACTCCGACCCTGGCTCCGGCGCTGGCTCCGACGCCGCCTCAGGCTCCGACTCCGCCTCAGGCTCCGACTCCGAATCCGACGCGGGCTCCGGCTCCAGCTCTGACTCCGGCTCCGGCTCTGACTCCGGCTCCGGCTCCGAGTCCGACGCGGACTCCTGATCCGAATCCGACTCTAGCTCCTGATCCGGCTCCACGTCTGTCTATTCAACAATCTGCGCCTCCGCTTGATCCAGGAACGGTTACCTCTAAGTTCGATAGCGATTCTGCCACCGCTGCCGATACCGTACTCAAATCTGCGGCGAAGCCTTCACCTGATTTTGAAAAGGAAGCTGCTCGTGATGATGTTAGTCATGACGACGACGAGTACGACGATGACTATGACGAAGACGACGATGAAGACTATGAGGATGAAAGACCCGCACCTAAGAATTACCTTCTTATCGCTTTTATCGTGTTTGCAGCGGTCGTTGTGCCTAGCTTTGTCGGTTGGATAGTGATGACACGTCATCCGCAGATAGAACTCGCCCAGCCTACCAGTCAGCCTGCTTCAATTGGCGGAACAACGATGCCGGTTACAAACATGCCGGGCGGCGACGCAACAAACAATCGACCTCCCGCAGATTCACAGCCGGCCGACACAAATCGTTCTCAAGACTTTGCTCCTGTAGAAAAACGAGCGGCGCCGATTATTCCTGATTCTCGGTGA
- a CDS encoding PaaI family thioesterase, with translation MTTKYKWNMLSALGGEMIEVRDGYALGELPLTEMVMQPTRVFHAGAIVTLADEVASAAIHGGPMQDAHDTDKKFPYSVQLSVNLLTNDPVGPLRAEAKVIRKGRMTVVETTVSTADNQIAALMRSTHLMVDLKKTGPHHKR, from the coding sequence GTGACGACTAAATACAAGTGGAATATGCTCAGCGCCCTGGGCGGCGAGATGATAGAAGTTCGTGATGGTTATGCTCTCGGTGAGTTGCCCCTGACTGAGATGGTCATGCAGCCAACTCGAGTTTTCCATGCCGGTGCCATCGTTACGCTCGCTGATGAGGTGGCATCTGCTGCTATCCATGGCGGCCCAATGCAAGACGCTCATGACACCGATAAGAAATTTCCCTACTCAGTACAGTTGAGTGTGAACTTGCTCACCAACGATCCAGTTGGTCCATTGCGGGCTGAAGCGAAAGTAATTCGCAAAGGGCGCATGACGGTTGTCGAAACCACCGTCAGCACTGCCGACAATCAGATCGCAGCTTTGATGCGGAGTACGCACCTGATGGTTGATTTGAAGAAGACGGGACCGCATCATAAACGTTAA
- a CDS encoding response regulator transcription factor, producing the protein MKEIGSIEIFFVEDNEVIRYCLRNFLKKIPDFTLVGEAPDGESALEAIKRLKPSIALVDIGLPGLSGIEVTKAIKKFDPELRVLILTASDNQNDIFDSLDAGADGYVLKGEFSVNLEMAIRSVKVGSVWLDPGIARQVLQMTQRQLTPTVERALQPIAHLSKQEEDVLHGVATSNCKDGVCLVDPTFLRKLKRFSQTGNHPAVEPPRKSTLSSSEG; encoded by the coding sequence ATGAAAGAAATCGGGTCGATCGAAATATTTTTTGTGGAAGATAACGAGGTAATTCGGTATTGCCTTCGCAACTTCCTGAAGAAAATTCCCGATTTCACCCTGGTCGGTGAAGCGCCTGATGGCGAAAGCGCGCTTGAAGCGATTAAGCGGCTGAAGCCGTCCATAGCACTGGTCGACATCGGGCTGCCGGGGCTAAGCGGTATCGAAGTGACCAAGGCAATTAAGAAGTTCGATCCTGAGTTACGTGTGCTGATTCTCACCGCCAGCGATAACCAGAACGATATTTTCGACTCTCTGGATGCAGGAGCCGATGGTTACGTACTCAAAGGCGAATTCTCAGTCAACCTGGAAATGGCGATTCGCAGTGTCAAAGTCGGCTCCGTGTGGCTCGACCCGGGCATCGCCCGACAAGTTTTGCAAATGACCCAGCGGCAATTGACGCCCACAGTGGAACGGGCTCTGCAACCCATTGCCCACCTCTCAAAACAAGAAGAAGACGTTCTGCATGGTGTGGCCACTAGCAACTGTAAAGACGGCGTCTGCCTCGTTGATCCAACTTTTTTACGGAAGCTGAAGCGCTTCTCGCAGACGGGAAATCACCCAGCCGTCGAACCACCGCGCAAATCGACACTTTCTTCCAGCGAAGGATAG
- a CDS encoding RNA-binding S4 domain-containing protein produces the protein MRLDKWLKVSRLIKRRTVAQMACDQGRVFVDDRPAKSANEVKVGSKIHLELGSRALTVQVAAVPPGAVPAQDASTLYEILEEIRRPPEVLDWLPDEE, from the coding sequence TTGCGTTTAGATAAATGGCTAAAGGTATCACGCTTGATCAAGCGTCGGACTGTTGCACAGATGGCGTGCGACCAGGGTCGCGTCTTTGTGGATGACCGCCCCGCAAAATCTGCAAACGAGGTCAAGGTTGGCAGCAAAATTCACCTGGAGCTCGGTTCACGCGCTCTCACGGTGCAGGTTGCAGCTGTCCCTCCGGGCGCAGTGCCGGCCCAGGACGCGTCGACTCTCTACGAGATTTTAGAGGAAATTCGGCGCCCTCCGGAAGTTTTAGATTGGCTTCCAGACGAAGAATAG
- the rpoD gene encoding RNA polymerase sigma factor RpoD: MLVHEGDDEDELPTRASRSSDGEETNDDPVFMGGFDDDKIDDSDPEQFAEAASRGLASDDPVRMYLREIGRIPLLTAAQEIELARRIELGGADGAIAKRKLVQANLRLVVSIAKKYVGRGMLFLDLIQEGNLGLIRGAEKFDHERGYKFSTYATWWIRQAITRSIADQARTIRIPVHMVETINRLKKITRQLAQEKGRKPTEEELATAMEITVSKLRDIVKVAQEPVSLETPVGKEEDSKLGDFIEDKDTSTPASSVTAELLRDDIIQVMEGLSPRERDVLRLRFGLDDGRQRTLEEVGQLFGVTRERIRQIEAKALRKLRHPNRSRRLREYMDPE, encoded by the coding sequence ATGCTCGTTCATGAGGGCGACGACGAAGATGAGTTGCCGACCCGCGCCAGTCGCAGCTCTGACGGCGAGGAAACCAATGATGATCCAGTTTTTATGGGTGGTTTCGACGACGATAAAATCGATGACTCCGACCCAGAGCAGTTTGCCGAAGCCGCTTCCAGAGGCTTAGCTTCAGACGATCCTGTGCGTATGTACCTGCGAGAGATCGGTCGTATTCCATTGTTGACGGCTGCTCAAGAAATCGAATTGGCGCGTCGCATCGAGCTTGGTGGCGCCGATGGTGCCATCGCCAAGCGTAAACTCGTGCAGGCAAACCTTCGGTTAGTAGTGTCTATTGCCAAAAAATATGTTGGACGCGGCATGTTGTTCCTCGACTTGATTCAGGAAGGAAATCTCGGACTGATTCGTGGCGCTGAAAAATTCGACCATGAGCGGGGCTACAAATTCAGCACTTATGCCACCTGGTGGATTCGTCAGGCGATAACCAGATCGATTGCTGACCAGGCGCGAACAATCCGTATTCCTGTGCACATGGTTGAGACAATCAATAGACTGAAGAAGATAACCCGTCAGTTGGCGCAAGAGAAGGGTCGCAAGCCAACTGAGGAAGAACTGGCTACAGCCATGGAAATTACAGTCAGCAAGTTGCGCGACATAGTTAAGGTTGCGCAAGAACCGGTTTCGCTTGAAACGCCTGTCGGTAAAGAAGAAGACAGCAAACTTGGCGACTTTATCGAAGACAAAGATACCAGTACGCCCGCCAGTTCAGTCACCGCAGAGTTGCTTCGCGATGACATCATTCAGGTGATGGAAGGTTTGTCGCCGCGTGAGCGGGATGTTCTCCGGCTTAGATTCGGTCTTGATGATGGCCGCCAACGCACTCTCGAAGAAGTGGGTCAGTTGTTTGGTGTGACCAGAGAACGTATTCGGCAGATTGAAGCTAAGGCATTGCGGAAATTGCGTCATCCCAACAGAAGCCGCCGTCTGCGTGAATATATGGATCCGGAATAG
- a CDS encoding DNA primase, producing MGSACLSTISHDDIAEVRSRANILEVVSEHVTMKRSGTSYMGRCPFHEERSASFSVVPDKGFFHCFGCHAKGDVYAFLMKIKGMDFPSAVRELAHKYGVQLVETAEQREEYDKRTHMLMLYQQASQYFIRLLHDPAQGAVARDYLSKRGIPEDIIERFKIGYAGPTWDGLLNYLTSTTKVAPATLEEAGLVRRKHETNSFYDLFRNRLMIPICDDRGQVIAFGGRTLGNDDAKYVNSPESLIYVKNRQLYAFNLAKESIKARDAVIVVEGYFDAITPHQFGFTNTVATCGTALSEAQARSLVRYTESKRVYLAFDADAAGASAIERGAHMLQQVADGVGLELRVLRIPGAKDPDECLRSEGGPEAFAEAIENAPLLVDYQLDQALDECDIGSHVGKIDAARKVIPILAQIKNSVERGEYIRQLSMKVGVREEELLSDVSQYRKDNRIGVNPGNAPSRPRSSQRGPVKVGHVEAEQQLLALYFTSREDYDRTAAALENEYFLTPVNQFIKECIEGVGTDFNTVEDLQFKLMDRLAPEIEASAAFVEVIERVDEIRKMKMPIDVLLFQCKKRLLSEKVNRILANLKALLNAADNDTDLLALQSRISKLNMLNRTTTTLETLEELDEFKRNIEAAMAA from the coding sequence TTGGGGAGTGCGTGCTTGAGTACTATTTCACACGACGATATAGCCGAAGTGCGGAGTCGCGCCAACATTCTCGAAGTCGTCTCTGAACATGTGACGATGAAGCGGAGCGGCACCAGTTACATGGGACGCTGTCCTTTCCATGAGGAGCGTTCTGCTTCATTTTCGGTCGTGCCTGATAAGGGATTTTTCCATTGCTTCGGCTGCCATGCAAAGGGCGACGTTTACGCCTTTCTCATGAAAATTAAAGGGATGGATTTCCCTTCAGCGGTCAGGGAATTGGCTCACAAATATGGCGTTCAACTTGTCGAAACAGCCGAACAGCGAGAGGAATACGACAAGCGCACACACATGCTGATGCTCTATCAGCAAGCCAGTCAGTACTTCATACGGCTTTTGCATGATCCGGCTCAGGGGGCGGTCGCTCGCGACTACCTGAGCAAACGCGGCATTCCTGAAGACATCATCGAGCGCTTCAAAATAGGCTACGCTGGACCCACCTGGGATGGTTTGCTCAACTATTTGACCAGTACAACCAAAGTCGCTCCGGCGACGCTCGAGGAAGCCGGTCTCGTTCGGCGCAAACACGAGACAAACAGTTTCTACGATCTCTTTCGCAATCGTTTGATGATTCCGATTTGCGACGATCGCGGGCAAGTCATCGCATTTGGTGGCAGAACCCTGGGCAATGATGACGCCAAATATGTTAATTCTCCGGAAAGCCTGATTTACGTAAAGAACCGTCAGCTCTATGCTTTCAACCTGGCTAAGGAGTCAATCAAGGCCAGGGATGCTGTCATCGTTGTGGAAGGATACTTCGATGCAATCACTCCCCATCAATTTGGTTTTACCAACACGGTAGCCACCTGCGGAACCGCTCTGTCTGAGGCTCAGGCACGTTCTCTTGTGCGTTATACGGAATCAAAACGCGTTTATCTCGCTTTCGATGCCGACGCCGCCGGTGCTTCAGCCATCGAGAGAGGCGCACATATGCTGCAGCAGGTTGCCGATGGAGTGGGGCTCGAATTGCGTGTTTTGAGAATTCCTGGTGCTAAAGATCCAGATGAGTGTTTGCGCTCGGAAGGTGGACCTGAGGCCTTTGCTGAGGCAATCGAGAACGCGCCGCTTCTGGTCGACTATCAGTTAGATCAGGCTCTCGACGAATGCGATATCGGCAGCCACGTCGGTAAAATCGATGCGGCCCGCAAGGTTATACCTATTCTCGCTCAAATAAAGAATAGCGTTGAGCGCGGAGAGTACATTCGCCAACTGTCGATGAAAGTTGGGGTTCGCGAAGAAGAGCTGTTGTCAGACGTTTCGCAATACCGCAAAGATAATCGCATCGGCGTCAATCCCGGCAATGCCCCGTCTCGCCCGCGTTCGAGCCAGCGCGGGCCGGTCAAAGTCGGTCACGTCGAGGCAGAGCAGCAACTGCTCGCGCTCTATTTCACATCGCGTGAAGACTATGACAGAACAGCCGCGGCTCTGGAAAATGAATATTTCCTCACTCCTGTTAATCAATTTATCAAGGAGTGTATCGAGGGCGTCGGCACCGATTTCAACACTGTCGAAGACTTACAGTTCAAGCTGATGGATAGGCTTGCTCCGGAGATTGAGGCATCGGCTGCCTTTGTCGAAGTAATTGAACGTGTCGACGAAATTCGAAAAATGAAGATGCCGATCGATGTGCTGTTGTTTCAATGTAAGAAACGGCTCCTATCGGAGAAGGTGAACAGGATTCTGGCCAATTTAAAAGCCCTGCTTAACGCTGCCGACAATGACACTGATCTTTTGGCATTGCAGAGTAGAATTAGCAAATTGAATATGCTCAATCGCACTACGACAACACTGGAGACATTGGAAGAGCTGGACGAGTTCAAACGAAATATCGAAGCTGCAATGGCAGCGTAG